Proteins encoded by one window of Aphidius gifuensis isolate YNYX2018 linkage group LG2, ASM1490517v1, whole genome shotgun sequence:
- the LOC122850180 gene encoding trypsin-4-like, which produces MFYSQVSLRWQETHLCAGTIISTMHILTAASCIIFERNTFASNVEILSGTADQLDAYNPGYLSEVSLLINHPDYDPRTPWIDDISILKLAKPIVYSRFRLNSDLPYKRHSSNIVFKISGWGDTSVDQSNQQSSRYLKYSHAKVLNYDKCIKYLKQLFLYLTNSQSCACMTEKNEGILNGDGGGGIIDMDDVYGIISLRIPFENDMFIFTQVWKHVDWIEKMIL; this is translated from the exons ATGTTTTATAGTCAAGTTTCATTGCGTTGGCAAGAAACACATCTATGTGCTGgaacaataatatcaacaatgcACATTTTAACAGCAGcaagttgtattatttttgaacGTAATACATTCGCATCTAATGTTGAAATTCTAAGTGGTACTGCTGATCAACTTGATGCCTACAATCCTGGCTATTTAAGTGAAGTTTCACTTCTGATAAATCATCCGGATTATGATCCAAGAACACCATGGATCGATGACATCAG cATATTAAAATTGGCAAAGCCAATAGTATATTCACGATTTCGATTGAACAGTGATTTACCATATAAACGACACAGttcaaatattgtatttaaaatttctggCTGGGGTGATACCTCTGTTGATCAAAGTAATCAACAAAGTTCAAGATACTTAAAATACAGCCATGcaaaagtattaaattatgataaatgtatcaaatatttaaaacagctttttttatatttaacaaattcacAAAGTTGTGCATGTATGACGGAAAAAAATGAAGGAATTTTAAATGGAGATGGAGGTGGTGGAATTATTGATATGGATGATGTTTATGGTATTATTTCATTACGAATACCATTTGAAAAtgacatgtttatttttacacaAGTATGGAAACACGTTGATTggattgaaaaaatgattttataa